The segment TTTATCGATATATTATTGGTTAATATTATTTTGAGAAAATCATTGATGGAGCATAAAAAATATAGTAGGAGTGTTACATATGTTATTTGATACACATGTCCATTTGAATGCGGATCAGTATGAGGAAGATCTGCAGGAAGTAATTGATAGAGCTCGTCAGGATAAAGTAGACAACATGGTAGTGGTAGGATTTGATCGTAAAACGATAAACCGGGCAATGGAACTTGTGGAGAAGTATGATTTCCTTTATGCGGCTGTGGGTTGGCATCCTGTTGATGCGATAGACATGACAGATGAGGATTTGGCTTGGATCGAAGACCTTGCTTCTCATGAGAAGGTCGTGGCAATCGGGGAGATGGGCCTTGATTATCATTGGGATAAATCACCGAAAGATGTGCAAAAGGAAGTATTCCGAAAGCAAATCCGTCTGGCAAAAAAAGTAAAGCTGCCAATTGTCATTCATAACAGGGATGCGACGGCTGATGTGGTGGAAATCCTGAAGGAAGAAGAGGCGAAGGAAGTAGGAGGCATCATGCATTGCTTCACTGGAAGCTTGGAAGTGGCAAAGGAATGTATGGAGATGAATTTCTACATATCATTTGGAGGACCGGTCACCTTCAAAAATGCAAAAAAGCCGAAAGAAGTAGTCAAAGAAATTCCAATGGATAAACTTCTGATTGAAACGGATTGCCCTTATTTGACACCTCACCCATACCGAGGAAAAAGAAACGAACCGGCATATGTTCGTCTGGTTGCAGAACAGGTAGCGGAACTAAAAAAAGTAACGATAGAGGAAGTAGCAGAAAAAACAACAGCAAATGCTAAGAAATTATTCGGCATAAACTGACAAAGAAACATGTCAAAAATCGCTGATACTTGTCCAAATTCGAGTGAAAACAAATAAGTTCTACCCATCTTCTTCTCTTCATAGGATAATCTTGTCGATAGTTTTCACTTCCCTTTTGTGAGAATTTTCCGCATAATAGACATTACGGTCGAGCCGATGGAAAGGGTTGACAAGTTACATAACTGTCTATATAATCCATTCGAGGAGAAGGAGGCGTTTTTTTACATGTTAGATAGCATGAAAAAACTGTTTTCTGGTTCGTTGAGTAAGACGAAACTGGCGATGGTTATTACTAGTTTCATAGTCTTTTCAACTATACTTGGCTTTGGTGTCTTCCATGGCACGAAGGCTGCTGTAACAGTGAATGTGGACGGTGAGGAAGTCACGGTGCGCACACACGCAAAAACTGTAGCGGATATTCTGAAAGAGCTGGACATTACAGTCCATCCCGAGGATCGACTGGAACCTTCAAAGGATACCGTGGTCAGTGACGCCATGCAGATTGTCTGGGATCCGGCGAAAGAAGTGAAACTTGTCATTGATGATAAGGAGCGCTCCATCTTTACGACAGCAGAGACAGTACAAGAATTCTTAGCAGAAGAAGATATAGATATACAAGAGCACGATAAGGTAAGTCACAGTTTTAATACCCCAATCAAGGATGATTTAGTCATTGCCATCGATAAGGCATTTGAAGTTACCTTGAATGTAGGGGGGGAAAAGCAACAAGTATGGTCTACTTCGACTACGGTCGCTGACTTTTTAGAACAGCACGATATCACAGTAAATGATCTTGACCGAGTGGAGCCTAGTCTAGAAGAATTGGTAGCAAAAGATTCTGTAGTAAATATTACTAGAGTTGAAAAAGTCACCGATGTAGTGGAAGAGCCTATTGAATTTGGAGTTGTAACAAAAAATGATGATTCCCTCGATAAGGGGAAGGAGCAAGTGGTCCAGCAAGGTGAAGAAGGGACTGTTGCGAATCATTATGAAGTCATTTTAGAAAATGGCAAAGAAGTGTCCCGTGAATTGGTGAAAACAGAGACGGTGAAAGAATCCTTGGATCGCATCGTTGCTGTCGGAACAAAAGCTCCGCCACCACCACAACCAAAACCTCAACAGGTTGTATCACGTAGCACGGAATCAAGCTCTAATGAGTTTTATGTTTCTTCAACGGCATACACAGCATACTGTAACGGATGCAGTGGTGTCACAAGCACGGGAATTAATTTGCGATCTAACCCGGGAGCAAAAGTGATTGCAGTAGATCCTAGTGTCATTCCTTTAGGTACAAAAGTGTATGTGGAAGGCTATGGTTATGCTGTTGCTGGAGATACCGGTGGTGCTATCAAGGGGCACAAGATCGACGTATTCTTCTCGGATAAAGATGCTGCTTATCGTTGGGGAAGGAAAAAAGTGAAAATCAAAATTTTGGACTAATTTGATGGATGACTCAGCAGGGGTTTTTTTAAGCCTCTGCTTTTTTCTGTTAGGCTCTTTTCTCAAAGATTGTTGCTATTCACCAGTAAAAAGTCGGCAATCGGACTTTTTTCTGCTTACATACTCTAAAATATGCATGTAGTACATTTAGTCTCTACAAATACGAAATGGCGACAAAGTTAACGAAAATAGCCTTCTGTTAAAATAAATATTAGTCAAGAAAGACAAAATAAAGTAGAATACATACTATTGTTTGTAATTCCATTTCATTTCAATAATTAGACGTTTATCATAGACGAAAAGTTTCACCCTTTTGGAGGAAAAAATGAAAATAAAAGAAATTATCGTGGTGGAAGGAAAAGATGATACAGTAGCTATAAAAAGGGCTGTGGATGCGGATACCATTGAAACAGGCGGTTCTGCCATCAACGAGGAGATTTTAAGCCGAATCAAGCATGCGCAGGATACAAGAGGGGTCATCGTATTCACAGATCCTGATTATCCAGGTGAAAAGATCCGCCATACGATCAGACAAGCCATTCCAGGCTGTAAGCATGCCTTCCTGCCAAAAGATAAAGCGCGCGGTAAAAATGGAAAAGGAATCGGCGTAGAGCATGCCACAGTGAAGGACATTCAAGAAGCGCTTGAAGGACTGCATCAGGAATATGAGCAGGAAACAGAAGAAATCCCGTTTGAAGCGCTTGTTTACTATGGATTGGTTGCAGGACCTGCGGCGAAAAGTAGAAGAGAGCGACTCGGCACGGAGCTTAATATAGGTTATACAAATGGAAAACAGTTGCAGAAGCGCCTGCAGATGTTCCATATTTCTTTGGATAGATTGAAACAAGCGATAACGAAAATAGATCAGGAGGAGCAATAAATGCATAAAGATATTGCCACACCGAAAAGAACGAAGGAAATACTGGATAAGTACGGCTTCTCTTTTAAAAAGAGCTTAGGGCAGAACTTTCTCATAGACACCAACATCCTGCGCAATATCGTGGAATATGGGGAGGTATCGGAAAAGACCGCGGCGATTGAAATAGGGCCGGGGATCGGTGCGTTGACCGAGCAGATTGCCAAAAGGGCCGGTAAAGTTTTTGCTTTTGAAATAGATCAAAGGCTCCTGCCGATTCTAGAAGACACCCTATCTCCCTATGACAACGTTACTGTCATCCACAAAGATATCCTGAAGGCGGATGTAACCGAGCTGATCGGGGAAGAGTTGAAGGCATATGAGGATGTAAGAGTGGTTGCCAATCTTCCATATTACGTTACTACCCCAATTATCATGAAGCTGTTGCAGGAAGGTTTGCCGCTTACAAGCATTACCGTCATGCTTCAAAAAGAAGTGGCAGAGCGGATGGCAGCGAAGCCTGGATCCAAGGAATACGGGTCCCTGTCCATTGCCGTACAGTATTATACGAAAGCGGAAACGGTGATGATCGTCCCGAAAACGGTCTTTGTCCCACAACCGAATGTTGACTCTGCTGTCATTCGTTTAATTGTACGCGACGAGCCGCCTGTAAGCGTAAAGGATGAGGAATTCTTCTTTGAAGTGGTCCGCGCAAGCTTTGGACAAAGAAGAAAGACGATCCTGAACAATCTTACCAGCCATCTGCCGGACGGCAAGGCGAAAAAACAGGCTATAGAAGCGGCGCTTGCCAATAGCTCCATCGATCCAAAAAGACGTGGAGAGACTCTTTCCATTGAGGAGTTCGGTGCATTGAGTGATGAACTATATACGGTGTTTAAAGCGGAAACGGCCTGATAGTGGGCCGTTTTTTTGTTGTTCGGGACTTAATGGGGCGGATTTGTCTGTTTTTGGTGTCCTGCGTTTTCTTTACTATCGTTGAAGATGATGAAGACCTTTCCGGTGGAGTAATTTTCACCAAAGGGTCTTGATATTGGTGATGAAGACACTTTTGATGGGGAAATCACCTCTATAATGTCTTCATTAACAAGATGAGGCACTTTCAATAGAAAAATCACCCTTAAACTGTCTTTGGACACTGGCCGATGAGGAAAATGCCTGTGTTTTGGCTGTGAAAAAGTGGTTCGGACATTTCGTTTCTTTGATTGGACAATTGAAGCTGTCATTTCTAGAGGTTCGGACAAAGTACCGGGGAGTTCGGCCAACTTTTACTAGGTGCTTGGACAATGTAATTTTTGGTTCGGACAACAATCCCAAAACTTTGGACAACAATTGAAAAACTTCGGACAAGAATGCAAAAACTTTGGACAAGAATCCAAAACTTCGGACATTTGAGAGAAACGCCTTCAATAATGATCCAAAACACCATTAGTAACCAGCACCACCAGCAACCAACAATGCTTTCACTCTTTCTAATTTCAAGTGTGCTACAACCTGTTGCACACCAAGAAAATTGCTCACACACGTTTAGCAAACTGCATACTCTAGGTTAGATAGACCGTTGGGGTAAATGCCTTCTCCAAGTTGGAGGGAAAATATGATGCTGAAAATTGGAGACATTGTTGCGCGGAAATCTTATAATTATGATCTACTTTTTCGCGTGATGGATATACATGAGAATGAATTAAAACAGCGAGTTGTTTTATTATATGGGGAAGATGTCAGGCTGATGGCCGATGCCCCTTACGATGACCTGAAAGTGGTAGATGGAAAAGAGCAGATGACCAGAAAGCAAAGGGCGGAGTCCAAGGTGAACAGGTCTCTGCAGCTCTTGCAACAGGACTACCAACTCATTAGGGAAAAAAATGAATACGAGGCAACGGGTGGCTATAGTACAGAGCAGGACTATTTTCAAGTGCCAGGAAAGGTCTTGCATTTGGATGGCGATCCCTTGTATTTAAAAAAGTGCCTGGAACTCTACGAGAGAATTGGCGTGCCTGTCAATGGGGTGCATGCGAACGAGAAGGAAATGCCCCTTAAAATCACCGAACTGATGGAAAGATATCGACCTGATATTCTTGTTGTCACAGGGCATGATGCATACTCAAAGAGCAAGGGGAAAGCCTCTGATATCAAAGCATATCGGCACTCTTGGCATTTTGTGCAAACGGTGAAAGAAGCGAGGAGGATCCAGCCGAACCTGGATCAGCTGGTCATCTTTGCAGGAGCATGCCAGTCCCATTTTGAATCGTTGATACAGGCAGGAGCCAATTTTGCAAGCTCCCCCTCCCGAGTGAATATTCATGCATTGGACCCTGTATATATTGTTGGCCGTATTTGCTTTACCCCTTTTATGGAGCGAGTAAATGTCTGGGATCTATTGCGGAATACGTTAACAGGCGATAAAGGATTGGGTGGAATAGAAACAAGGGGTGTCCTGCGAACGGGAATGCCATTCAGGCCGTACAAGGAAGATGAGGAAGATGAAAACTCTTAACGATGAATAGTTAAGGGTTTTTTGTCGTATTTCCACCCCTGCATGCACCTCTCAAATCCCTTGATATATAAGGATATGTAGCTGTTTTGAAATTTTATACATAGTATTACCGATTATTGTACAAAGTAAATGTAGACATATGAAGATAATTGTTGAATGAAATATATTGACAGGTTGCTTTTGTGGTTGTTATAATTTTAAGTTTTATTTGATTTTTGGTTAAAATTATGTTACACTAGTTATAGTATAGTGAGGTGGAGTAAAATGGGAAAAACGTTAGTAGATATCAAAAGAACGTTAGATTCTAATTTAGGTAAAAAGTTAACTCTTCGTGCTAACGGTGGTCGCAGAAAGACAATCGAACGTATTGGGATATTAGCAGAAACTTATCCATCAGTATTTGTAATAGAACTAGATCAAGACGAAAATGCTTTTGAACGTGTATCCTACAGCTATGCAGATGTCCTCACAGAGACGGTACAACTTACATTTTTCGAAGAAGGAAATATGGCCATAAGTGGGCAGTAGACAATATGTTTGCTGCTTTTTATTTTGCCTAAAATCCTAAAATACCCTAGCTGGTGATTGGAGCAATAGGCGAAGACTCCAGCGGGGGGATAGCGACAATCTTGAGACCCCGCAGGGCGTAGCCTGAGGAGGCTCAAGGTCGCCCCGCGGAAAGCGAAGCCGTTTGCGGAGATCAACAGCGACGCTTAAAGTAACTCATATAGAAATACATATATATCCGCTTATAAAAACACAAAAGCCTCCCAATACTAATGATGTCGCAACTATTGATCATTAAAGGGGGCTTTTATCATGAGCAGACGACGAAGCATGATGTCTCATCAGTTAAAAGAAGAACTCGCAAAAGAGCTAGGCTTTTATGATGTGGTTCAAAATGAAGGCTGGGGCGGAATAAAAGCGAAGGATGCCGGCAATATGGTCAAACGTGCAATAGAAATGGCGGAGCGACAACTTGTACAAAACCAGCAGAAATAATTGCGAATGCAAAACCGAAGTGGGTCCCACTTCGGTTTTTTGGCAAATGCTTGAATAAATAGAAGCCAGAAACATAATATTTCCCATACATGGAGATATTTCTAACCTGGAATATGGTACAATACATAGATAATTGGAGACGAATAAAGTAGGTGAAGAAAGTGAGACTGTTAGAAAAAGCACCAGCGAAAATCAACCTGTCGCTAGATGTGCTACATAAGCGTCCAGACGGATTCCATGAAGTGAAAATGATCATGACCACCATCGACCTGGCAGATAGAATCGAACTATCAGAGCGTAAGGATGGTCAAATCAGCATCATTTCCCACAATCGCTATGTGCCGGACGATAACCGAAATTTGGCTTATCAGGCTGCCTCTCTTTTAAAAGATAGGTTTAACGTGCAACAAGGCGTATCCATTGCCATTACAAAGGTGATACCGGTTGCGGCGGGATTGGCTGGCGGAAGCAGTGACGCTGCAGCGACACTCCGAGGTTTAAACAAGCTGTGGAAACTGGGCCTGACACTCGATGAGCTTGCAGAGATTGGAGCGGAGATTGGTTCGGATGTTTCTTTCTGTGTCTATGGTGGTACCGCCCTTGCCACGGGAAGGGGGGAGATTGTCAAGCATATCCCTGCACCTCCACATAGCTGGATTGTGCTTGCCAAACCAACCATCGGAGTTTCAACGGCGGAAGTGTATAACAACTTGAACCTCGATAAAGTGACACATCCGGATGTGGATGGGATGCTTGAGGCGATCTATGAGAATGATTATGAAAAAATGATCGGACTTGTAGGCAATGTTTTAGAAAGTGTCACACTTAAGCTCTATCCTGAGGTGGCGCATATTAAGGATCAGATGAAGAAATTCGGTGCAGATGCAGTATTGATGAGTGGAAGCGGACCGACTGTCTTCGGCATTGTCCAATATGACTCCAGGATGCATCGTATTTACAATGGACTAAGAGGCTTTTGTGACCAGGTATTTGCCGTCCGAATTCTTGGTGAGCGGAACAGCCTTGATTAAATCCGTATATTAATGTTATATTTACATTAGAATATTCGGATTTTAGGAGGAAAAAGCATGAAATTACGTCGAAGTGGTCGTCTTGTGGACATGACACATTACTTGCTGCAACATCCACAAGGGTTAGTTCCGCTTTCCTTCTTTGCCGACCGTTATGGGTCAGCGAAGTCTTCCATCAGTGAGGATTTGGGAATCATTAAACAAACGTTCGAACAGCAGGGGATAGGCACGCTCGTTACCGTACCTGGTGCTGCTGGTGGTGTAAGATATATTCCATATGTAAGCCATGAGGAAGCGGAAACATATCTGGAGGAACTATGTGAGATGATCGCAAAACCGGAAAGGTTACTGCCTGGGGGCTACCTTTATATGACAGATATATTGGGGAACCCGAAAGTGTTAAACAAAGTAGGAAAGATGTTCGCAACGGCATTTAGTCATAAAAAAGTGGATATTGTCATGACGATGGCCACGAAAGGCATTCCTCTTGCTCATGCAGTGGCAAGCTTCTTAAATGTACCGGTTGTCATCGTCAGACGTGACAGCAGGGTAACGGAGGGTTCCACGGTTAGCATCAATTATGTGTCAGGTTCATCGAAGCGGATCCAAACCATGGTTCTGGCGAAACGAAGCTTGGAAACTGGCTCTAATGTACTGATTATCGATGACTTCATGAAGGCCGGTGGAACGGTCAGTGGAATGGTGAATTTGCTTGCTGAATTTCAAGCGAACGTAGCTGGAATCGGGATTTTAGTAGAGTCAGAAAACATCGAAGAACGCCTTGTCGATGACTATGTATCCTTGGTTAAGCTGGAGAAGGTAAGTGAAAGAGACCGACAGATTGAAGTGCAACAAGGGAATTACCTTGAACATGTGAAGGAAAATATTACATTTAAATAAAGGGTGTGTTAGAAATGAAAGTTGTTCATACAGACGCTGCTCCAAAAGCAATAGGTCCTTACTCCCAGGGGATAATCGTCAACAATCTGTTCTATAGTTCCGGTCAGATACCGTTAATGCCAAACGGTGAATTGCTTGAAGGGGATGTAAAAGCACAAACACCAGGTGTTTCAAAACCTGCAAGCGGTATTGGAAGAGGCAGGAGCTTCTTTGGAAACGGTAGTGAAAGCGACCGTTTTCATTAAAGATATGAATCAATTCGGGGAAATCAACGAAGTGTATGGGGAGTACTTTCACACACACAAACCTGCAAGATCTTGTGTAGAAGTGGCACGTTTACCGAAGGATGTCTTAGTAGAAATCGAAGTAATCGCCTTAGTTAAATAAAAACTGTTCTTTTTCCACCATTTTGCCCAAAATTTTCAAAAAAATTTTGAAAATAAGAAGGAGTTCTAGAAAATTTAGAGAATTTATAATACTAAGTTTTTTTATTGGGACAAAAGGTGGTGAACAGAATGGAAGTAACTGACGTAAGATTACGCCGCGTAAATACCGATGGTCGCATGAGAGCTATCGCATCCATCACATTGGATCATGAATTCGTTGTTCATGACATCCGTGTAATCGATGGAAACAATGGCTTGTTCGTTGCGATGCCAAGTAAACGTACGCCAGATGGGGAATTCCGTGATATTGCGCATCCGATCAATTCCGGAACGCGTGGAAAGATCCAGGAAGCGGTTCTAGCAGAGTACCACCGCTTAGGCGAATTAGAAGTAGAATACGAAGAAGCAGGTGCTTCTTAATCGATAGAAGGTGAAACAGGCTGTGTTAATATGCGGCCTGTTTTTCTTTTTGGGGGAGGCTTGGAGGTGGGGAATTCCCTTTGAGTATGTAAAAGTCACAATAACCATTGGAATTGTCACAATGACCATAAAATTAGTCACAATAACCCCAGGAAAACTCACAATCACCATAAAAATAGTTACAATCACCCCATAGAATGCACCATCGCCCCTGGTAGAAGTCTCAAAAACCCAACAAAGCCAACGAACTTACCGGATTTCTTAAAAAGACACGCCTA is part of the Sutcliffiella sp. FSL R7-0096 genome and harbors:
- a CDS encoding small, acid-soluble spore protein, alpha/beta type, with the translated sequence MSRRRSMMSHQLKEELAKELGFYDVVQNEGWGGIKAKDAGNMVKRAIEMAERQLVQNQQK
- a CDS encoding Veg family protein; its protein translation is MGKTLVDIKRTLDSNLGKKLTLRANGGRRKTIERIGILAETYPSVFVIELDQDENAFERVSYSYADVLTETVQLTFFEEGNMAISGQ
- the ispE gene encoding 4-(cytidine 5'-diphospho)-2-C-methyl-D-erythritol kinase; the protein is MRLLEKAPAKINLSLDVLHKRPDGFHEVKMIMTTIDLADRIELSERKDGQISIISHNRYVPDDNRNLAYQAASLLKDRFNVQQGVSIAITKVIPVAAGLAGGSSDAAATLRGLNKLWKLGLTLDELAEIGAEIGSDVSFCVYGGTALATGRGEIVKHIPAPPHSWIVLAKPTIGVSTAEVYNNLNLDKVTHPDVDGMLEAIYENDYEKMIGLVGNVLESVTLKLYPEVAHIKDQMKKFGADAVLMSGSGPTVFGIVQYDSRMHRIYNGLRGFCDQVFAVRILGERNSLD
- a CDS encoding ubiquitin-like domain-containing protein; protein product: MLDSMKKLFSGSLSKTKLAMVITSFIVFSTILGFGVFHGTKAAVTVNVDGEEVTVRTHAKTVADILKELDITVHPEDRLEPSKDTVVSDAMQIVWDPAKEVKLVIDDKERSIFTTAETVQEFLAEEDIDIQEHDKVSHSFNTPIKDDLVIAIDKAFEVTLNVGGEKQQVWSTSTTVADFLEQHDITVNDLDRVEPSLEELVAKDSVVNITRVEKVTDVVEEPIEFGVVTKNDDSLDKGKEQVVQQGEEGTVANHYEVILENGKEVSRELVKTETVKESLDRIVAVGTKAPPPPQPKPQQVVSRSTESSSNEFYVSSTAYTAYCNGCSGVTSTGINLRSNPGAKVIAVDPSVIPLGTKVYVEGYGYAVAGDTGGAIKGHKIDVFFSDKDAAYRWGRKKVKIKILD
- the yabG gene encoding sporulation peptidase YabG, giving the protein MMLKIGDIVARKSYNYDLLFRVMDIHENELKQRVVLLYGEDVRLMADAPYDDLKVVDGKEQMTRKQRAESKVNRSLQLLQQDYQLIREKNEYEATGGYSTEQDYFQVPGKVLHLDGDPLYLKKCLELYERIGVPVNGVHANEKEMPLKITELMERYRPDILVVTGHDAYSKSKGKASDIKAYRHSWHFVQTVKEARRIQPNLDQLVIFAGACQSHFESLIQAGANFASSPSRVNIHALDPVYIVGRICFTPFMERVNVWDLLRNTLTGDKGLGGIETRGVLRTGMPFRPYKEDEEDENS
- a CDS encoding TatD family hydrolase, yielding MLFDTHVHLNADQYEEDLQEVIDRARQDKVDNMVVVGFDRKTINRAMELVEKYDFLYAAVGWHPVDAIDMTDEDLAWIEDLASHEKVVAIGEMGLDYHWDKSPKDVQKEVFRKQIRLAKKVKLPIVIHNRDATADVVEILKEEEAKEVGGIMHCFTGSLEVAKECMEMNFYISFGGPVTFKNAKKPKEVVKEIPMDKLLIETDCPYLTPHPYRGKRNEPAYVRLVAEQVAELKKVTIEEVAEKTTANAKKLFGIN
- the rsmA gene encoding 16S rRNA (adenine(1518)-N(6)/adenine(1519)-N(6))-dimethyltransferase RsmA, whose product is MHKDIATPKRTKEILDKYGFSFKKSLGQNFLIDTNILRNIVEYGEVSEKTAAIEIGPGIGALTEQIAKRAGKVFAFEIDQRLLPILEDTLSPYDNVTVIHKDILKADVTELIGEELKAYEDVRVVANLPYYVTTPIIMKLLQEGLPLTSITVMLQKEVAERMAAKPGSKEYGSLSIAVQYYTKAETVMIVPKTVFVPQPNVDSAVIRLIVRDEPPVSVKDEEFFFEVVRASFGQRRKTILNNLTSHLPDGKAKKQAIEAALANSSIDPKRRGETLSIEEFGALSDELYTVFKAETA
- the spoVG gene encoding septation regulator SpoVG translates to MEVTDVRLRRVNTDGRMRAIASITLDHEFVVHDIRVIDGNNGLFVAMPSKRTPDGEFRDIAHPINSGTRGKIQEAVLAEYHRLGELEVEYEEAGAS
- the rnmV gene encoding ribonuclease M5, whose product is MKIKEIIVVEGKDDTVAIKRAVDADTIETGGSAINEEILSRIKHAQDTRGVIVFTDPDYPGEKIRHTIRQAIPGCKHAFLPKDKARGKNGKGIGVEHATVKDIQEALEGLHQEYEQETEEIPFEALVYYGLVAGPAAKSRRERLGTELNIGYTNGKQLQKRLQMFHISLDRLKQAITKIDQEEQ
- the purR gene encoding pur operon repressor, translating into MKLRRSGRLVDMTHYLLQHPQGLVPLSFFADRYGSAKSSISEDLGIIKQTFEQQGIGTLVTVPGAAGGVRYIPYVSHEEAETYLEELCEMIAKPERLLPGGYLYMTDILGNPKVLNKVGKMFATAFSHKKVDIVMTMATKGIPLAHAVASFLNVPVVIVRRDSRVTEGSTVSINYVSGSSKRIQTMVLAKRSLETGSNVLIIDDFMKAGGTVSGMVNLLAEFQANVAGIGILVESENIEERLVDDYVSLVKLEKVSERDRQIEVQQGNYLEHVKENITFK